From the Mahella australiensis 50-1 BON genome, the window AAAGAATTAGATAAGTATATTATAGGGCAACATAAAGCCAAAAAAGCCGTAGCAGTAGCACTTAGAAATAGATACAGGCGGAATCTGCTCCCTCAAGAGATGAGAGAAGAAATCATGCCGAAGAATATCATAATGATGGGTCCTACAGGTGTTGGCAAGACCGAGATCGCTCGTCGTCTGGCTAAATTGGTCAATGCTCCTTTTATAAAAGTCGAGGCTACAAAGTATACAGAGGTAGGCTATGTAGGGCGTGATGTCGAATCCATGGTAAGGGATTTAGTGGAAGTGGCCATACGCATGGTGAAAAATCAGAAAATGTCCGAGGTAGCTGACAGGGCTAAGCAGCTTGCGGAAGAGCGCTTGCTGGACGTTTTATTGCCGCCGCGAAGAAAAAGAAACAGCGGCAAAAATCCGTTGGAGGCTTTTTTCGGTGGCCAGGGTGCGGAGGATAAAGAAGATGAAGAGAGTGAAACATTAATTGATAATTCCGCTGATGGTCGGTTGCGCATGAAGGAAATGTTGGATGCAGGTGAGTTAGACGGCAGATATATAGAAATAGAAGTACAAGACAACGCCGTATCGGGTATGGGCATATTTTCAGCGATAGGTATGGATGATCTGGCCATAAACATGCAAGATATGTTCGGCAATTTATTTCCCAAAAAAACAAAAAAGAGAAGGGTTACTGTAAAAGAGGCTAGGCGTATTTTCGAACAGGAAGAAGCACAAAAGCTCATAGATATGGACGAAGTGACTGAAGAGGCATTGAACAAGGCCGAGCAAGAGGGAATAATATTTATCGACGAATTGGATAAGGTGGCCGGTAGAGAGGGTGGTGCCGGGCCGGATGTATCCAGAGAGGGCGTTCAAAGGGATATATTGCCCATAGTGGAAGGTACCACAGTTATGACAAAATATGGACCGGTCAAAACTGATTATATGCTGTTTATAGCGGCCGGGGCCTTTCACGTAGCCAAAGTATCGGATTTGATACCAGAGCTTCAAGGCCGTTTTCCTGTGCTGGTTCAGTTGGACAGCTTATCTCAACAAGACTTTAAGCAAATATTAACGCAACCCCAAAATGCTCTAATTAAACAATACAAAGCGTTGATGTCCGCCGATAATCTGGAGTTAGAGTTTACAGACGATGCTATAGATGAAATAGCGCGCATGGCATATGTGATAAATGAAAATAATGAAAACATAGGAGCAAGGCGCCTTCATACGGTAATGGAGAGACTGCTCGAGGATATATCATATGAAATGCCGGTCAGCGGAGGCAATGAGATAATTGTGGATAAAGCGTATGTTCAAGGTGTTTTAAAAGAAACCGTTCAGGATAAAGATATAAGCAAATATATACTATGATAGATGGAGTTGATACCATGAGTATTCCGTTATTAGAGAGAACCAGGCGGTTGAACAGTATACTTCAGAATTCGGATGCGCATTCTGTGTCATTTGCTGATATTTGCGCTTTGTTGAGCGAGGTATTGCAATCCAATGTATACCTCGTAGACGACAAGGGCGCATTATTGGGCTATAAATTGATGGAAAATTTCAAATGTTCAGTAATAGAAGAGGAAATATTAAAACAGAAACGTTTTCCCAGTGATTACAGCAGAAAGCTCCTTCAATCGCCGACAACTAAGGCTAATATTACGCAGCAGTATAATAGTTGTGTATTTGATTCGAGCATAGCATGTCTTTTCCCAGGTAAACTAACCACCATAGTGCCTATAAACGGTGGGGGCCAGCGCCTTGGGACGCTGATATTCGCCAGATTCGGGAATAGATTTGAGGATGAAGACCTTATATTGGCCGAATACAGCGCTACAGTGGTGGGCATGGAGATAATGCGCAAACGTACCGAGCGTATAGAAGAAGAGGCCAGGAAGCGTGCTGTGGTCGAACTGGCTATGAATGCCCTATCGTATTCCGAGTTGGAAGCTGTGGAGTCGATAGTGGATGAATTAAATGGGAAAGAGGGCCTTCTTATAGCCAGCAAAATAGCTGACAAAGTCGGGATTACGCGGTCGGTCATAGTAAACGCCTTGCGCAAGTTAGAGAGCGCAGGTATAATTGAATCGCGCTCGCTGGGTATGAAGGGTACTTATATAAAGATATTGAACGAAGGGTTGCCTGATGAATTAAAGAAAAGAAAGTTGCAGGAGTTGACTTAAAGCGCCACAGGCGCTTTTTTTATGCTGAGTTGAAGTGTAAAATTTGTCGAATAAACTACATGATAAATTTGGTAATATAGTCCTATTGTAGAAATCGGTCGATTTATTATATACTGATTGTGGTTTTGTTAAAATTACGTGAAAAATGTTCCGTTTGCGTTATAATGTGTTATAATGATGTAAAGAAAGTCAAAGGGGTGTGAGATATGAATTTTGTCAATGGAGAAACAGCTCAAATAGGGGTTTTGAGCAAGGCCCTGGATGGCTTATGGATGAGGAACCAGGTCATTTCGGATAATGTGGCTAATGTCGATACACCTGGATTCAAGGCTTCTAAAGTTGCATTTGAGGATGTATTGAAAGGTGCATTAGATGATAATGCGCTTAAAGGCAAGGTTACAAACATCAAGCATATTCCCATAGGCGCTTTATCTGCCAAAGACGTTCAACCTCAGGTTTTACAATCCCAAAACACATCTATGCGCATGGATGGGAATAATGTAGACATCGATTTAGAAATGGCCGATCTGGCCAAAACCACCATCGCCTATAATGCCGTTATCCAGAAAATGACTAAAGAATTTCAAATGCTTCGCTCGGCCATAAATGGAGGTAAGTGATAATCATGGGTATGTTCGATGCTATAAACAACAGCGCTTCGGGCTTGACGGCGCAGCGTCTCCGCATGGATATAATATCACAGAATATAGCCAATGCCAATACCACGCGCACGCCTGAGGGTGGTCCATATGTACGCCAGATGCCGGTTTTTTCTCAATCGTCGTCAGGAATGGTACAGGTGCAGGCTATAGTATCCGATCCCAGGCCATTTAAATTGACGTATGATCCTTCACATCCGGATGCGGATCCAAACGGCTACGTGCGTATGCCGAATGTAGATGTGACAGAGGAAATGGTGGATATGGTATCGGCTACGCGTTCATATGAAGCCAATGTAACGGTTATAGACGCCGCAAAAAATATGGCTATGCGGGCCATGGATATAGCGAGATAAGAAGGAAGGAGAGAATTGAGATATGCCTGTTAACCCCATTTCT encodes:
- the codY gene encoding GTP-sensing pleiotropic transcriptional regulator CodY produces the protein MPLLERTRRLNSILQNSDAHSVSFADICALLSEVLQSNVYLVDDKGALLGYKLMENFKCSVIEEEILKQKRFPSDYSRKLLQSPTTKANITQQYNSCVFDSSIACLFPGKLTTIVPINGGGQRLGTLIFARFGNRFEDEDLILAEYSATVVGMEIMRKRTERIEEEARKRAVVELAMNALSYSELEAVESIVDELNGKEGLLIASKIADKVGITRSVIVNALRKLESAGIIESRSLGMKGTYIKILNEGLPDELKKRKLQELT
- the flgC gene encoding flagellar basal body rod protein FlgC codes for the protein MGMFDAINNSASGLTAQRLRMDIISQNIANANTTRTPEGGPYVRQMPVFSQSSSGMVQVQAIVSDPRPFKLTYDPSHPDADPNGYVRMPNVDVTEEMVDMVSATRSYEANVTVIDAAKNMAMRAMDIAR
- the flgB gene encoding flagellar basal body rod protein FlgB; this translates as MNFVNGETAQIGVLSKALDGLWMRNQVISDNVANVDTPGFKASKVAFEDVLKGALDDNALKGKVTNIKHIPIGALSAKDVQPQVLQSQNTSMRMDGNNVDIDLEMADLAKTTIAYNAVIQKMTKEFQMLRSAINGGK
- the hslU gene encoding ATP-dependent protease ATPase subunit HslU: MEYTPKEIVKELDKYIIGQHKAKKAVAVALRNRYRRNLLPQEMREEIMPKNIIMMGPTGVGKTEIARRLAKLVNAPFIKVEATKYTEVGYVGRDVESMVRDLVEVAIRMVKNQKMSEVADRAKQLAEERLLDVLLPPRRKRNSGKNPLEAFFGGQGAEDKEDEESETLIDNSADGRLRMKEMLDAGELDGRYIEIEVQDNAVSGMGIFSAIGMDDLAINMQDMFGNLFPKKTKKRRVTVKEARRIFEQEEAQKLIDMDEVTEEALNKAEQEGIIFIDELDKVAGREGGAGPDVSREGVQRDILPIVEGTTVMTKYGPVKTDYMLFIAAGAFHVAKVSDLIPELQGRFPVLVQLDSLSQQDFKQILTQPQNALIKQYKALMSADNLELEFTDDAIDEIARMAYVINENNENIGARRLHTVMERLLEDISYEMPVSGGNEIIVDKAYVQGVLKETVQDKDISKYIL